The Cottoperca gobio chromosome 5, fCotGob3.1, whole genome shotgun sequence region GCCGTTCGGGACGCTGCCGGTGCCTCTGGGAGGACCGGCCGAGTCTCCCTCGTTGATGGTCGGCATCACCTCGCACATCATCTTCCCAGCACTGTGGTCTGGGCAACGCTATAGGACAGTGTCGCTGTCGGGATTAAGAAGGGGATATACACGGGTTACAAACCTGATAAACAGATTTACAATAATTGATAAAAGGGCCTATTAACGCCCCGCAGCAACGGACGGCCAATGCAAACGTAGCTACGCGCCTTACTCCCATTGCATTACATTTCTCGTGCACCAAACGTACATCCTCAAGCTTTATATTGCCTTACCTAATCAGAGTGATTGAAATGATGAGATGATGGTTGACCTTTCATCCATATTAACCGGCGTTTGTTGCACCCCGTGAGCAGATCCGCCCTGCCCGGCGCGCCATGCACTCACATGTAGAATTCCCGGCGTGATATGATTGACAGCTCAGAGATAGACGGGTACGTTTTGAGGGGTGGTGCCCGCGAGCACGACGGAGATCATAGCATATTGgcagggaaataaaaaaaaaccgGAGAAAACATCCGAGAGGATACGTTAAATCTGCGTTCTCAGTCTTGGGGACAGTGAGAGCGAGTCTTATCTGCATCCGCCTTCTCCGCTTCCATCTCTCCACACACCGCCACCGAACCAACgctcactcctcctcctcccacacacacacacacacacacacacacacacacacacatacaggggaATCTGCAGTTGTCACTACCAGGCTACAGCTCTGAAAACAAGGGACCAACTCCCAGCGTTCAGCCTATATAGCGTTTTGCACCACATGCGCGTACAAAACAAAGGACTGGAATTAGCTCACTAACATCAAAGCATAATCTCTAAACTCTGCACCAGTATCATGCTTCTCCAGTCAGCACAGACTTGACCCTTAACTGGTAAAATCATGTAATTAACTTTTCACATCAGCACCACTAAGCGCGTGCATGCTCCTGAGACATGATGCGCGTTCTAAAGGCATCATTTTACCAAGCCACAGAGGCAGGTTGTGAGTTAAGAGTGAGCAGCGCACCCTGCAGGATCTGAAATGAATTTTAAGATTATAAATACACAATTTGGCTGGGCAATAAATTGTTTGGTGACCATCTACTCCACAAGACCAAGGCCCTGAAGTATATCCACCATACACTGTGCCAGTGCCAGTGATCAAGAGCTACCTTTTTGTTGATGCAGTGTTGTGCTATAATAATGACAATTAACTGCTCACATTAATTGGAGTACAGGCATGTTGCTCTCTTTTGACTCCCAGTGAACTGTCCTTACATATCTTAATATAAAATTGCATATACTGTCCTATATCTTCATATTCAAGGCTATGTGTGTTTCAGAATATAGTGTTTCACACTTCAGCATAAGTGTGGTTGAATGGAACAAATCCATTTTACTTAAAAAGATGAAGGAGTCCAGGGGAGCATTTTTATGACAGAagccttttatttgtatttttatttttatcagacACCATTGACAGTGTTTATTTGCCAGTTCAAAATAAGTTAGTCTCAAAAGTGTGAACAATGTAAAAGTTTAAAGAACAACAACTTAAATGTTTCTCGATTTAACATGATGAATATAATCTTTTAATGTATTCACAAGCATTCTTTTGCGGCAGTACGGAGTAGGCCACAATACATGTGGTAacaggaataataataaaaaacagctgcaaaaacagttttttcCATTGTTGGAAGTAGCTTCCTGTCAAAATAAGTGTATGTGTAAAAAATAAGTCACTGTGCTTCTCTCGAATTCTTCAGACACATTAAAGATAGGGAGGATTTTGTCATAAAGCCCCAAAGTGGCAATATATCCCCACATTTCTTATTAGCTCAAATCAACAGTAAAAGTGTGACTGAATGTAAATCTCAGTTCAGTGCAAATAGAAAATGATTAAAAGCCTACATTGGAAAGTGATGAGCTGAATTATGACTGACCAAACTATGATCAGATTtgtataatatactgtaattataatatataatataatatgtaatatattgtataatataaacAAATTCTGCAGGGTTTTGACTGCGGTGGAGTGTAAAGTggatgtcattaaaaaaagtcataagaatttgataaaaataatcatttaattaattaaaataacatttcaaatgaaataagTTGAAAGAAATTGGCATGGAAAGAAAAAGGATATAATTTACTTAACTAAGGCAAATTAAATGAATCATTTTTTTTGgataaaatgtttgtattctGTTGTCTATTTTCAACATCTActtattatttccattatataacaaatatcacaaattagattttcaattaattatattttaaacatgGATGGTTATTTGTCGCCACCTGGTGGCTGAATCTGACTTTCACTtgatgttttctgtattttaatcagaatcagaatcagaaatcctttatttgtcccacgaagtattagcatcaaaatatacttaaaacacaaaaagtcaaaaatattcATCATGCAGAATCGtctatttcagaataatatatattttatttatattattgaattataatgaTTGATGCATTGTTATGTACATTATTTCAATGTTACAACTAAAAAAGATTGggattataatttttttttttttaaatacattcagGTATAATGCTTGTGAATTACATCACAAGATCAATACAATTGTACcttataaaaatacataatactTTAATCTGTATTAATCTGAatgtgcaaagtaactagtagcCTATCTAAATGTATCAAACATAATGTAGTGgaatagaaaatacaatatttccctctgaatagTAGTGGAGTGGGGTTGTGTTTGGCAATTATGTAAAAGCATGGGAAGTTTTATGTGTAGAGATTAGAGAGGGTTTTTTCGTGTGGAGTTTATTACAGTTTTAGGCCAAATTGCTGAAGGGCAGTTGGCAAGTGAGATTTGATTTTAATGGCCGACCTACTTAGTGCAGTTGAAGGTTGGGTTAGTAACGATGAGAATAGATCTTGCTATTGATACAAGAGATGTTGATACGTGAAACAACTGCGTTATCTGGAGAAAATCATAATAAATTGATTTGCTTCAAGGTGAAATCAATATTCTGTGTTACCAGAAGGACTGGGACAATGCATAGGCTTGTGGTCATAAGGTATTAGACCATAATGGAGCTACGTACCCGAAATTCAGACAGTTAAGGGATTTATGAAAGCTCTGGCCACAAATGAGAAGAACCTAATTTCTCCTGAAAATTCCTCCGATCCCTCTCTAAAattggaaaagaaaagacaattagTGTGCAGACTACTTATTTGTCAGGGTGTTATTTCTCATGTCCGGAGGttaaagtatcacttctgtttttttttgttttcttttaactgaaTTTAGCTAATACCAATACTAATATTATACTAATATTTACTAATAGCTCAAACTAATTTAGCTTTAGTGTCATAGGAATTTGCTATAGGAGATGTGGCTCTGTGCAGTTGAGTTTTAAAGGCCTTGACAACAATGTGACAATGTTGTCAACAGTCAAGCAATCGTGGCCTGCAGCACATTCACAAAATACTTACATAGGTCACTGAACACAGCACTGTGAGATGATTTTCAGAATCCTCTCGACGTGACCCCTGAGGTGATTACGACAGATTAACGACAGTATCATTTGCAGGTGACAGGTCACTTTACAGCGCCACAGTAGACATCacagacgtcacacacacacacacatgtcagtgtGAAGATTTCCTCCGAACAGCCCAAATCAATATACTAGTCTTTAAGATTATAGgacattatttttcaatatGAAACGTTTTAATACCGACCAAAGACAGAGAGGCCAGCGGAGaaggcagcagaggagagcagagatcCGCCGACAGAAAGGCCATCGACTTCTGGTTCAAAAGGCATCATATGAGGTGGCATATTTAATTgcaaaaaagccacacacaatCGGGGAAACCCTAATAAAACCTGCTGCTATGAGTCGGACAATGCATGGGGATAAACAGGCGCGGGAGCTAGAAGCAGTCTGACGGGACCATATCCCGCCGCATCACGGACATGGCCCAGGACATAAAGTGTCAGCTGATTGACAGAgtgaagaaaaggaaatgtgcTTTGCAGTTAGAGGAATCCACAGATGTATCAAACTCTGACCAGCTGCTTGTTTTCGTCAAATACCGTTTTGAGGGAAAACTTAACGAGGACATGCTGTTCTGCACCCCGCTGGAGGTTAAGTGCACAGGCGAGGACATTTTCACAAAACttgacaacaaactaaaataagagGGACTGTCTTGGGatgagtgcatctgtgtgtacATACGGTGCTGCAGCAATGCTGAGGAAAATATAGGATTAAAAGCAAGAGTCTTACAAGTGGCTGTTCGCCACTCTCTGCAACGAACTGGGATCGGAGCTTCAGGGCCTGCTGTACCACACAGAAGTCAGGTGGCTTTCCCGAGGAAGGGTTCTCAGCCGGCTGTATGAACTGCGGGACGAGGTGCGTTTATTTATGTTGGAGCATGGGTCCCAGCTCGCGGACCACCTGACTGACCCTGGTTAACAAGGCTAGTATATTTGTCTTGCATATTTGACAGACTGAACGGACTTAACATGTCATTGCAAGGTGAAAACACAAGCATCATGTCGCTGAATGATAACATCCGCGCATTCAAGAGGAAAGTTGATGGACTGCGCGAGTTGAAATGGACATAGTGCCCACCCATCTCAGTAGATGAGATTAACGCTGACACATAGtaattcccaaaatgtaaatatgcacGGCAACAATGTTCACATGTTTACTCAGTGCTACAGTTTATGGCTATTACTTTGACTGAGATATTCTTCTGCTAACATGGAAATTAAAGTATTGTgtcaaaaaaaaagtttgaacaATGTTCACTCATAAATTACATGGAGTTTTATTTGACTGACgtattctgcttttgtcttaTAGTAAATTGTTAtatgtaaaatcatatcatggTGGTCAGgctgttctgttcttttgtgTTGTCGTTATGCTCGTGTTTGGATACGCCTATTAGTGCGTGCGTCCTGTGCGCACGTTTTCTTATGTTTCAGTCACCACCGGGGATAGTGGGGGTCGCCAGACTCTGGCACCGTTATTTTTGGGGTCGCGGGTttaaaagtttgggaacccctggaATAGACcaactttacttcacttttgGTCACGAGaaatttttttaatgttcacaATGACCAGCAGATGGtagaaaagcagcagagaaaataaacGTCAACGATACTCTCGCGATACTTGCAACGACACGTCATTCCATGATGGCTGAAGATCCTGGTGGAACATTTTTcaatttctctctcatttttctttctttctctctaccACAACTTGCCATAGAGACATGGCAGGATCCACAGGCCCGTTAAGCGTTCACATATCATTGGTGTCGACATGCCCAAGAAAGGGAACCGAAAACGGCTGAAATTTAAGGCAGGGGACGTTTGTTCGGAATCAGGTAGGTTACTTTCACATTACCcagcaagctaacgttagcccgCCGACTGTTAGCACTCCACAGACCGCTGGACATTGTTTTCCTCGAAATTAAATGATTTGACTCAAGTGTTATACTACTTTATAGTTAAAAGTGAGGGACTTGCTACGGTCACCttttagtgtttgttttctggtaACGTTATTAGCTAAAGGTATGACTGTTTGTACGTTGTATACCTTATTGTCAGTAGTGGTCATATGACTTACTGCCAGCAGTGGTCAGAGCTGGTTTATGctgatatattttaaataaatatgactaGTAACAGTATAATTATTAGAAAATCCGTCTGTTTTTCATAGTGACTGTTTCTGATTATGCTGATGCCGACCCAGCCGTTGTGAAGTCAGGGAGGGTGAAAAAGGCAGTTGCAAATGCAGTTGAAAAAGAAGGTAAACTAATGTGCATCAGACATTTCTGTAGGTTAATGGTTTGATATTACAGTGTTACTTGTGCACGTTTTGACAGATGATTCAAGTGTTTAACTCAacactgtgtgtttcagtaaaATTACTCTGCGGCCTGGAAGCATCTCAGGGTGCTGTACAGGAGGTCCTCTCGTCTTCAGTGGGTGTCACAGCCGATGCTTTGGACAGCAGTGATGACTTAGaccctgaagaagaagaaggagaacatgAAGCTAAAGTGTCccgcaaaaagaaaaacaagaggagAAAGGGTATTATATGTTTCAAGTATGCACATAGAGGAATGAGTTGAAAATGAAAGGGGTTTACTGTGATGTTTGCATGTTGTCTTCACAGAGAGCAGTGATGGGGGGGAGTATCCAGTGGATATTTGGTTAATGCTCGCCTCCTACATTCGGCCCGAGGATGTGTGCAGATTTGCTCTAATTTGTAGGAACGCCTGGATAGTCACTTGCACTGCAGCTTTTTGGACCAGGCTCTACAGAAGGTGGGGTGCTTTTATTGATCAAATGTGTGCCAGTCAATAGTGAACAGACAATCTTTTGTATTAAGTTAATCAGAAAAAACTTGAAAGTGATCTCTGCTCTTGAAGGCCCAATATAAAACTATTTGTGTATTCTGTTTAATTTGCTGACTCACGTCTCTGCCTTCCATGCTTTCACTtcagtcatttttttttaaaacataaaaaaaaagaaaaaaagaatacaaacatGGTCAGAATGAAAAACACACGTCATGTTCATGATTTATTGTAAAATTGAGGACCATATGACATTTAATGACGGTAAAAATGAATGTAGTCCAATGAATTAGCAAAGTCATGTAGTAAACTGACATTATGTTTCCCCACCCCTTTCACTTTCCATCTCTCACAGGCACTACAAGATTGATACTGACCTGCCGTTCCGTCTCCAGCCTGACTGTATTGACAGGATGTGCTCTTTACGTGCCCGGGTGATTCGCTCCCTTTTCCATTTGTATGAGCCATTCAGCTTGCGTGTCTCGAAAATTCCTGCCCTGCCAGAATCTACGCCCACAACTTTGTTCAACTCCAAGGTAAATGAGCTGATGTAAAGCTAACTATACAGATGTAGAGCTGAAGTTTTggttttttaattagtttatgATCCGTTAGTACTACCAGTGATTAGCTTGAGATCAAGAGATCTGCCCTTTTCATGCAAATGCGCTTATTGCTAAATGGGAAAAACTCTGGGCTAACCGAGCCTGCCGAGGCTATCAACGACCACCGATGTTAGGCTTAGTGGAGCCAGGTAGCTCAAAGTGAGTCAGACTAAGTTGAACGCTCTGCATGAGGCCCCTTGTGTAGTGTTTGGTTGGGCTAAAAACTATTACCTCAACCATACACGTTTTGACACATCTGGGttatgtttttgcatttttattttcaatacaaTAAAGAAACCAGGAAACAAATGTATCCGTAAAATCTTTAACTAGCCTCTCACtgtgtaaatgttgatttttatGTGCTTAATATTTCCGGTTGCAGTGTTTACTGTTCTGGATCAGAAAGGTTTCAGGGACTCGGCCTGAGGCATTGTGGGAGTTCAACTTCAAGTTTCTAAAGCAGGTAAAAAGGGTTGTTAAAAACCAACTACACTTTATTCCTGACATGACAACCTGATAgcctgttgttgctgctgtcatATTCATTTTTGTGGGCATCCAGCAGGGACACAGTAAGAATGGCTGTGCCAAGTCATTGTGCATGCCCAGACAATACGAAGATGTCCACACAAACCCAGACTCTGACTGCTACATGCTTCAGGTCACCACCCTCAACTTCATCTTCACCCCTGTGGTCATGGGCATGTCGCTGACCCTGGTTAGTAACTCTTGGGTTTTGCTGGATATTGGCTGTTACTTCATATGGTAGAGAGCACAGACTGTTGTTTTGAACTATTTGCATGCGTTAACCTTGTAGCTGACCTGTGTTATTAGTAATGGGTCATCATAAAGGATTTTTTAATGACACCTAGACAGCAGAACATGGTTTTTATATCAGTTACAGTCATTGTAGATGTTTATCATGGTCACATAAAAGCTCACAACACATGTAAAAAGAGACGGACAGTCTTAAATGAATCACGTCAAAAACACCCAGAATCTTTCCATCTACTGGCAACGTGTTTGTCATCATATGCtaacaattttattttttattatgtatgCTCCTTTTAGCTTGTATCATCTTCTGcacacaatattaaaataaaaatgtttggtCGTGAACTGGTATACCAAGCATCCTTAACGCCTCTCCTAATCTGAACtggtctgtttctctttctcataGTTCACAATCAACGTTAGCACAGACATGCGCCACCACCGCGTTCGTCTGCTGTTCCAGGACTCACCACTCCAGCGCGGGAAGAAGAGGGTGGATCATGGCGGCACCCAGGTGGTGTTGGATCCTGTACACAGTGTAAAGCTCATGGACTGGTGGCACCCACAGTACCCCTCCTCACCCTACATATAGGTGTCCTGCCCCCTTGGCAGAGCGTCACAGCAACAAGAACCCTGCTGTTATCCCATCCCACTCACCAGAAATATGATATTGAATGACTGCTGAACCCTGGGTTATGATCATTCACATTTCGATTCGACATTCACATTTCTATAGTCATTGTTGGATGTTAAagaaagtcaacattgactGGCCAGGGACGGGATGCAAACTGCTCTTTCGAGTGTCAAAATCAAACATTGTTGCATGCCCATCCACCACCCAAACCCCTACACCTAGCTTGTAGTGTTAAACATCATAGTTCTTCCTAGATGTAAATCATGTATTGCAGAAATGTCCAGCATGAACATTATTCCTCGGGAGATTGGGCTTGTTATCTATATAAACAAATCTGCCATGTCCACATAGGGTCTTGGGCAGTCCCTCGAATCTATCAACGTCTTCAGCTCTAGCAGTTCCTAAGTCTTTCTGAAAGCATGGAGAAGTAGGGCTGGGTAATGTGGGAAATAAACCAAAAGATCATCATTGGAAATAAACGATTGTTTATGATAttgtttataaaagaaaaactacaTCAGATTGCTTAGTAGTTTCTCACTTTGTACAGTTGGGAAGAATCTAACTtcaaattgttttacattgaTATCTCAGACAAAAGTGCATAATGTTTCTcaatatagaaaataatgtgATCTGATCACAGTGATAGATGATAAATATTGATCTATCGCTCAGCCCTACAGACATGCAAGAGGGGAACATTTAGAGCTACCAGTTGCATAAAAAGATTCACAAGTCTGCCATTATTTTACATTAGACAACATGCTGCATGTTTGAAATACATGTGTAACACACGTTTTTAAAACTCCTGATTTAACAGGTGGGACATTTGTTCTTTCCTCCCTTTGTTTTTATGCTCACTTGAAAAGTTGCTCAAAAATATCTTGATTTTTGCCTTTTGACAAATCTGGCAATCTTACATCAAgagatttgtattgttttaaaatccattttttttattggatgtatttaatttaaggaAGCGTAGTATTATGTGAATATTAATGACACTGCTCTTCACTGAAGGGGCCAAAGAGATAATTTACCTCAGATGTTGTCATCCACTCATCTGCTGATTcaggaaatgtttctttttctttgtagtGTTTCTTGGCTAAAAACATCTTGATTGTCTCCTTGCTGACTATATGAGCCATGTACCCTACTGCTTCCTGTGGAATATCATTCTCAACTTTGAATGGCTCAAAGTGTTTAAGTGGTCTGTCGAATCAAACCAACCACATGCTTGATTATGATGGAAAGAGCTACCTTTGGCATTGATTTATCCATCCATCAGACATTCAAAACTATTTAACCTGGATTGATTTGCACCTATACATATCTTGTGACTGAAAAAATGAACCACAAACTTCTAACATAAAAAGTAGAAGACAGCTGGGTGTTCTGGTTTGCAGCAATTGATTGTTTTAGCGGTAGCTCTTTTTTTATCAGATGAAAGTTACATTGATAAATACAAGTTctgcactgaaataaaaaactaaCTGTATTCAAAATTCCTCCAGTCTTGTGTCATAAAATGTTGATctacaatatattatttttggattttgCTTCCCTCTTGTTGTCTTACTGGGTACTACCGGTGTGCTCCTACATTCACTGGATAAAATAAGGCCCTGcttcacatttctttgtgtAGGAATgctttttatgttgtttctgtACTTGTGCCAGTGATTATGCTGTATTCTTTTTAGACCAGTATAATAAAACAACACCTACAGAGAACTGGATCACCAACATCCTGAAATACAGCAGTCGACAATAAGGTAGTCTTTACAACTACAGAAATATACTCATGTCTGCTGTAAAATGTCAATATGCCTGCATTATAATACCGACATAAATGGGCATGGAAGTTAAACATAGATAAACAGTATGTGGGTCCTATGATTAAAGGTGTTTCACTTAATATGCTGAACTCGTGCAATCTAGCTAATAcataaaatcacaaaatgttCCACATccactgaaatgtttttaaacattttaagatttACAGTTTTTCAATCCAACCCCTGCATTCTTACACTGATAAATTACACTCAAATGTAATTGGGACTAAACTTAATGCGTCATAAATATCAAACAATATGGAAGTAGACTGAGGGACGCGTCTCAAATGCAGGCCGTAAAAAACGATAAAGTTGTCTTCCTTCGTGTTGGTCTTGGAAGTCTTTAGCTAAAGTTAGAGGACCTCATAAAACTCCCTATGCAGTCAACAGGCAACACGTCATCGCCTCAAAATACCAGTCTGTCGAAGATATGagaaaaactacatttcccataaaccCGTCTGCGCTTTGCCATTGGCGGTGGCACAGGTGACCGCAGACGCTCTGAGTTGTGGCAACATCTCGACGGACAAAACGAAAACAAATTAGCCTCCGAAGTGCCAGTGGTGGTACACGCTGTAGCAGTCTGTGGAAATACAGAGAAACCTTAAACTCTtaagagttttttttctttgtaaacG contains the following coding sequences:
- the tmem183a gene encoding transmembrane protein 183A isoform X1, translated to MPKKGNRKRLKFKAGDVCSESVTVSDYADADPAVVKSGRVKKAVANAVEKEVKLLCGLEASQGAVQEVLSSSVGVTADALDSSDDLDPEEEEGEHEAKVSRKKKNKRRKESSDGGEYPVDIWLMLASYIRPEDVCRFALICRNAWIVTCTAAFWTRLYRRHYKIDTDLPFRLQPDCIDRMCSLRARVIRSLFHLYEPFSLRVSKIPALPESTPTTLFNSKCLLFWIRKVSGTRPEALWEFNFKFLKQQGHSKNGCAKSLCMPRQYEDVHTNPDSDCYMLQVTTLNFIFTPVVMGMSLTLFTINVSTDMRHHRVRLLFQDSPLQRGKKRVDHGGTQVVLDPVHSVKLMDWWHPQYPSSPYI
- the tmem183a gene encoding transmembrane protein 183A isoform X2, with amino-acid sequence MPKKGNRKRLKFKAGDVCSESVTVSDYADADPAVVKSGRVKKAVANAVEKEVKLLCGLEASQGAVQEVLSSSVGVTADALDSSDDLDPEEEEGEHEAKVSRKKKNKRRKESSDGGEYPVDIWLMLASYIRPEDVCRFALICRNAWIVTCTAAFWTRLYRRHYKIDTDLPFRLQPDCIDRMCSLRARVIRSLFHLYEPFSLRVSKIPALPESTPTTLFNSKCLLFWIRKVSGTRPEALWEFNFKFLKQGHSKNGCAKSLCMPRQYEDVHTNPDSDCYMLQVTTLNFIFTPVVMGMSLTLFTINVSTDMRHHRVRLLFQDSPLQRGKKRVDHGGTQVVLDPVHSVKLMDWWHPQYPSSPYI